The Marivirga salinae DNA window AATTGTCATTCCTTTTAAAAAGTCAGATTTCTAAATTACACCTACTTAATCATGTTTTAATGCCTACTTAAATAACATAAAGATGTCAAATCCAGCATTTATATTATTTTTTGATGAAATAAACATAAAAGATATTGCCAAGGTGGGTGGTAAAAATTCCTCACTCGGGGAAATGTATAATCAGCTTACACCTAAAGGAATTGGCATCCCTAATGGATTTGCACTATCAGCCGATGCCTATCGCTTATTCTGCAAAGTCAACCAGCTTGAAAAACCACTACATGATTTATTACTTTCACTGGATACTAATAACTATTCAAACATAAAAGCTGTAGGTGAAAAAGCACGAAATTTAATAATGGAAGCTAAATTTCCACCAGAAATAATTGAAAGCTTAAATAAGGCCTACCAAAAACTTTCAACAGAATGTGGAATTGAAAACTTAGATGTTGCAGTTCGAAGTAGCGCTACAGCTGAAGATCTGCCTTCGGCTAGTTTTGCAGGTCGAATGGAATCTTTTCTGAATATCAGTGGTGAAAAGCAATTATTGGAAGCAGTTCATACTTGCTATGCTTCTTTATATACTGATCGCGCAATCAAATACCGTCATGAAATGGGATTTACTGAGCTTGATGTAGCTATTTCAGTAGGAATACAACAGATGGTTAGAAGTGATAAAGCCGCTTCAGGAGTAATATTTACCATTGACCCTGATAGCGGATTTAAGGAGGCCATTGTTATCAATAGCTGTTGGGGGCTGGGAGAAAATATAGTACAAGGTAGAGTCACTCCTGATGAATGGATCGTATTTAAGCCAACTCTCTCTGATAACCATTTAAACCCCATTTTAAAGAAGCATTGCGGTAAAAAGGAATATACAATGCGCTATGCTGAGCACTCAGAGAATGCATCAGCAGAAAAAACCATAATAAATATTGAAACCATAGAAGAGCAACAAAGGACATTTTCTTTATCCTCAAGAGAAGTAATTAAACTAGCCCAGTGGTCTTTTTTGATTGAGAAACATTATGGAAAAGCGATGGATATCGAATGGGCAAAAGATGGGTTGAATGACCAATTATATGTAGTACAGGCCAGACCTGAGACTGTACAAGGAAAAGAAAATAAAAAAATAAGGGAAATCTATTCGCTAAAAGATAAAAGTCAATTACTTGCTCAAGGTATTGCCCTTGGTGATAAAATAGCCTCTGGAAAAGCTCGAATTATACTAGACCCGAAGGATGGTGATCAATTACAACAAGGAGAAATATTAGTGACAGATATTACCAATCCTGATTGGGATCCAATACTGAAAAGGGCTTCTGCAATCATAACCAATAAAGGAGGGCGAACAAGCCATGCTGCAATTGTGGCTAGAGAACTTGGCACTATCGCAGTTATTGGGAGCGGAAATGCAACGGAGGCTATCAAAAATGGTCAGCTTGTGACCGTATCTTGTGCTTCTGGTAAAGGTCTGGTTTATGACGGCCTCCTAGAATGGGAGGTTTCTAAGCAGGATTTAAGTCAATTGGGCATGCCAAAAACAGCTCCAATGCTTATTCTTTCCGACCCTGAACGTGCTTTTGACCTTAGCCATTATCCTAATAAAGGGGTCGGCTTAATGCGCTTAGAATTCGCTATCAGCAATACCATACGAATTCATCCGCTGGCTTTAATAGACTATGAAAAAGTATTGGATAAAGAAATTAAGGCAGAAATTGATGAATTGACTAAAGGTTACGAAAGCCGTGAAAGCTATTTTGTGGATAAACTTTCAGAGGCAGTTGGCTTGGTGGCTGCTGCTTTCTATCCCAAAGATGTAATTATTCGCATGAGTGATTTTAAAAGTAATGAATATGCGAATTTGATAGGCGGAAAATACTTTGAACCGGAAGAAGAGAACCCCATGATAGGTTTAAGAGGTGCATCAAGGTATTACAGTAGTTTTTATAGAAAAGGCTTTGCATTGGAATGTGAAGCCATGAAAAAAGTTCGCACGGAAATGGGATTAAGTAATGTGAAGCTAATGATTCCATTTTGTAGGACGGTAGAGGAAGGAGAAATTGTGATTTCTGAAATGGAAATAAATGGTCTGAAGCAAAAGGAAAATGGACTGGAAATCTATGTTATGATAGAAATTCCCAGCAATGTGCTATTGGCAGATGAATTTGCTCAATTATTTGATGGTTTCTCTATAGGCTCCAATGATTTAACACAATTGACTTTGGGTCTTGACAGAGACTCTGAATTGGTAAGTTATTTATTTAAAGAAGAAAATCCTGCAGTAAAGGCACTCATTCGTGAAAGTATTCGTGCAGCAAAAAGGAATGGAATAAAAGTGGGTTTGTGCGGGCAAGCTCCTAGTGATATGCCTGATTTCGCCAAATTTTTGGTTGAAGAGGGTATTGACAGCATTGCCTTTAATCCGGATGCTCTAATTAAGGGCATTGAAAACATGCTTGAAGCTGAGAAACTTAAACCCATCTCTTTATGATAACTGTAGAAAAATACGGCATAATACTAAGCCCTACCGAAAATGAATTTGAAAATATGGGTGTATGCAATCCTGGTGTTTACCAAGATGGAAATACGGTACATATTTATTATCGAGCTGTTCAAGAGGGGAATTTTTCTACTATTGGTTATGCCAAAACCAATGAGCCATCTAAAATTATCGAAAGATACACTCAACCGCTTATTAAACGAGATTTTGAGTATGAGCAACATGGAGTTGAAGACGCTAGAATTGTTAAAATTGAAGATACCTATTATATGACCTATACCGCGTATGATGGGGTGAATGCATTGGGAGCATTAGCCATCTCGAAAGATCTTATTCACTTTGAAAAAAAGGGCCTAATTACTCCTCATATAAATTATCAAGATTATGTACGATTTATCCAACAGAGTGATCAGAGCAAGCTAAACCCCAAATACTATTATTTTTTCAACCTTTTTGCCGAGATAGGACTAGTCGATGATGAGTTCAGATACCTCAGAGATAAAGATATTGTATTATTCCCAAGAAAGATAAATGGAAAATTTGTAATGCTACACCGAGTCTGGCCCGGAATACAAGTTGTCTATTTTGAAGATTGGAAAGATTTAACGCCATCATTTTGGGAGCAGTATTTTAAAAACCTTACAGATTTTATTGTTATAGATCCCAAAGATGAATTTGAAGTAAACTATATAGGAGGAGGTGGTCCGCCTATTGAAACAGATGATGGATGGCTAATGATTTATCATGGTGTACAAGAATCTCCAACAGGAAAGATTTACCATGCCAAAGCCGCCTTGCTTCATATTGAAAAACCGGAAATTGAAATAGCTCGATTGCCCTATCCGCTTTTCTCTCCAACAAAAGATTGGGAGGTGGAAGGAGTTGTAAACAATGTCGTTTTCCCCACTGGTCATGCCCGATTTGGAAATCAGCTTTACCTCTACTATGGTGCGGCAGATAAGCATATTGCGGTGGCAAAACTGGATATAACTGATTTGCTGTGTGAGCTCAGAAAACAACCATAACCTAATATTATCATGGAAACCTCAAAAATGAAAATGTTAATAGTAAGCTCCTACCCACCTCGGCAGTGTGGAATAGCTACTTTTTCAGAAGATATTATCAATTCAATAGCAACAGTTTTTGGCAATAGTCTTCCAATTGAAGTCTGCGCCTTAGAATCTAACCACAATCATTTTAATTATCCAAATGAAGTGAGTTATGTATTGCAAACATCCGAATTAGACGAATATCGCATTCTTGCAGATAAAATAAATGCTCGTTCAGATATCGGATTAGTTTGCATACAACACGAATTCGGATTGTTTGGTGGTGAATATGGAGATTATTTACTTTCCTTTTTGTTGGCATTGAGTAAGCCTATCATAACAGTTTTTCATACGGTTTTGCCCTTTCCCGATGAAAAAAGACTTAAAAATGTGCGAGCTATTGGTGATTTATCCAATCGAATAATTGTACTCACCAACAGGTCAAAAGAATTATTGATAGATCGTTATGGCTACCCAAACTCTAAAATAGGAGTGATTCCTCATGGCACTCATATTGTATTGTGGGAGGAAAAGAAAATAAATAAATATCAATTTGGGTATAAAGACAATATCATATTATCCAATTTTGGTCTACTAAGTGAAAATAAAGGTATAGAAACTGTTTTATACGCCTTGCCGGATATCATTGAAAAATATCCTGAAGTAATCTTTTTGGTCATTGGGAAAACGCATCCTGAGGTAGTCAAAAGAGAGGGAGAAAAATACCGTAATAAGCTCAAAAATATCATCAAGGAATCTAATTTGGAAAAGCATGTAGTTTTTATAGATGAATATTTAGCCTTGGATCAATTGTTAAAATATATTTCTCTTTCGGACATCTATTTATTTTCTTCAAAAGACCCACATCAGGCAGTCAGTGGAACTTTTGCCTATGCAATGAGTGGAGGGTGTCCTATAATCTCAACCCCTATTCCGCATGCTGTGGAATCTATTAAAGATTCTGGAATATTGTTGGAGAAATTTGATGATCCAAATGAATTTAGGGATGCAATATTGCACCTTATAGAAAACAAAGAGCAAAGAATTGAAATGGGAAAAAGAGGTTATATTGCTACACATGCCTCTACTTGGGAAAACGTAGCCATTCAATATGCTTTGATTTTTGGAGAGCTAACCAATAAAATGGAAGAATTGCGATTCAACTTTCCTCCAATCAAGTTAGATCATATAATCAATATGACCACCAAAGTTGGTATGCTTCAATTTTCAAGACTAAGCGAACCTGATGTGGAGTTTGGCTATACTTTGGATGATAATGCAAGAGCATTAGTATATATAGTTAAATACCACTCTTTTAACAGAGATTCTACTTCCCTAAAATTAGCCTATACCTATTTGGCATTTATTGAAAATATGCAAAGCGGAAATGCAGATTTTAAAAATTATATAGATTATAATGGAAATTTTACATCACAAAATGAAGAATCAAATCTTGAAGATGCATATGGACGTGTATTTTGGAGTTTAGGCTATGTTTTAAGCAAAAGGGAAATACTTCCTTTAGATTTTGTTCTAAGAGCGGAAATTCTTTGGAAGAAATCCATCAGTTGGATTGGTGAGATAAATTCCCCAAGAGCAATTGCCTATATCCTAAAAGGACTATACAAATACCATAAGGTTCATCCTGAGACGCATATAAAAGAACTTACTTTAGAGTTATCCGACAAACTATTGAATTATTACAATCTAAGTGCTAAAGCAAATTGGCACTGGTATGAGGACTACGTTTCTTATGCCAATAATATACTACCAGAGGCCATGATGTATGGCTTTTTGGTAACCGGCAATAAAGAGTACAAAAAAATAGCAGAGGTAACATTTGATTTTCTTTTGTCGCATTATTTTATGAAAGGACAGATCAAAGTAGTTTCCAAGAAGGGATGGTTCAAAAAGAAAAACGAAAGAGAATTCTACGGGGAGCAACCAATTGAAGTCGTTTCCACCATAGTGACACTTGATCTTTTCTATAAAGTAACCGGAAACCAAAAATATAAAAATCAATTTAAGGTAGCCTTCAGTTGGTTTTTGGGGAATAATCACCTTAATCAGATTATGTACAACACAAAAAATGGTGCCTCATATGATGGACTTGAAGATAATGAAGTCAATATAAATCAAGGGGCAGAATCTGCTTTATGTTTCTTCAATGCACAAATGATTATGGAAAAATATTTAAACAAACAATCGGCTCACAAAACAAAAGACACCTCTAACAAGCGGCTATTTGAGAGTGAACTGCAATTAAATAATTACTTGCTATCACAAAATCACAAACAAACAAAAGAATGGAAACAGGATGTAGAGGCAAAGTAATTAGGATGAATTCAAGGGTTCATGAAGTCTGATTTTCAATAAATAAAGGTAGTGAGTTTTTTAAGCCATGTTTGGTTTGATAGCAAATGTAAAACATTAGAAAACATGAAAACAATTAATAAAATATTACTCCTCACTGACTTTTCAGATGTTGCCAATAATGCCGTTGATTATGCATTACAAATAGCTAAAAAAGTAAAAGCAGAAATTGAAATTTTACACCTTATCTCTACTCCTGTAGATTGGGTTAAACTTACATTAGATAAAGAGAAGATGTTTCCTGAAACAAAGGCTGAAATTGGAATTGCAAATTCTAAATTGACAGAATTATTAAAGAAGTTCACAGATCAAGGAATAAAAGCAACAAAAACAATAGTCTATAATGAGGGGACTCAGAATATTTCACAATTTATAAAGGAAGATAAATATGAATTGATTGTAATGGGATCTCATGGCTACAAAGGAATTAAAGATTTTGTAGTGGGATCAAATGTCACTAATGTTATTAGAAATACAAAAATCCCGATTTTAGTTGTGAAAAAACCACTAAAACGAGATTCATTTAAACGAATAGTCATGTCCTCAACCTTTGAAGAAAAGCATAAGCCTTACTTTCAACATATGATAGGGTATGCAACCGATTTAGATGCAAAAATGGATTTACTATATATCAATACGCCATATCATTTTAAGGAAACAAAAGAAATAGATGAAATGCTTCTTTTATTTGATAAAGATTGCCCGGACAATATGTGCAATAAGCATCATGTAGATGCATTTAATGAGGAAAGAGGCATTCAGTTTTTTATGGATAAATCCGATGCAGATCTTTTTGCAATTGCCCCTGAAAGGAAGTCAAATTTTTCACACTTTTTTTCATTAAGTTTAACAGAGGCTATTATCCATCATCTTCAAATACCTGTATTGATTTTTCACGTATAAACTAGAATACTTGAGTAAGAACTATTAGTGTTAGAAAATAAGAATCAATAAAACAACAATAGTGATACATGAAGGCTGGTTGTAAATATTAAAAATGAAGAATCTAATAATTGATATATGGAATTCATTGATTACTATAAAGTTTTAGGACTACCCAAAACAGCATCTAATAAAGAAATTAAAGCGGCTTATCGTAAGCTTGCCAGAAAACACCATCCCGATTTAAATCCTAATAATAAGGAAGCAGAAAAGAAATTTAAAGCAATAAATGAAGCTAATGAGGTTTTAAGTGATCCGGAAAAACGTAAAAAATATGACGAGTTCGGCAAAGATTGGAAACATGCAGATGAATTCAAAAAAGCCCGCCAGCAGCAAAATCAAGAAGCTCAATTTGGTAGGGAAACTTATTCGGATTTTGGTGGATTTTCAGGAGATTTTTCCGATTTTTTTGAATCTATGTTTGGTGGTGGTGGAGGAAGAAGAACCAGACAAACAAAATTTAGAGGACAGGATTTTAAAGCTGAACTACAATTAAAATTAACAGATGTTTATAAATCACAAAAACAAACACTAACCATTAATGGAAAGAATATTCGTTTAACAATTCCTGCAGGCATTGAAAACGGTCAAACAATAAAAATAAATGGTTACGGTTCCCCAGGAGTAAATGGCGGTCCTAATGGAGATTTATACATTACCTTTTCAATAAAGAATGATACCAAATTTAAAAGGGAAGGAAGCAGTTTATATACAACTGCTGAATTAGACCTCTATACCGCATTACTGGGTGGTGAAGCTTTGATTAATACATTTGATGGAAAAGTCAAACTGAAAGTCGCCCCAGGAACTCAGTCAGGCACAAAGGTAAAACTGAAAGGAAAAGGTTTTCCAGTTTATAAAAAGGAAAAAGAATTCGGGGATTTGTTTGTTACTTATCAAGTGAAATTACCTACAAATCTATCAGAAAAGGAAAAAGAACTACTCAAACAATTAAAAAAAATAAGGGAAAATGGACTCAGATAATTTAATACTGGTTGAAAAATGTTGCTCAATTTTAGATGTTGAGGTTTCTTTCATTAACTCCTTAAATGAAAATGGCTTAATTGAATTGATTGTGGTGGAAGATGAAAAATACATTTCTAATGAACAGTTAAAAAGACTTGAGCGCGCAATACAATTTTACTATGGGCTTAATATTAATATTGAAGGCATTGATGTAATTTACCATTTACTCAATCAAATCAATGATTTACAAGAGGAATTAAGGATAGCAAAAAATAAGCTCAATTTATTGGAATTGGATTAATCGTGAATGTATGTGGAGAATTAACCATATACTTATAATTAACCTTTTAAGCATCTTTGTACTTTTTTTCAGCTAAAAAAACAACACTTTTTAGAATGTAAGCCTTATACCCGAAGTCCAATAGAAACCATTCTTAAGTTCTTCTTCATAAGTACCTTGGTCTGTAACAATAGTCGAGGGATTTTTAGGAAACGTCCATGTTGTGGCAGCATATAAACGGATTTTACCCATTTTATAACTTATCTGCACATCGGCTTCATAATCTAATATTTGAAATTTTTCTGATTCTAAAATTTGGGAATTTTGGATCGGTTGTGAAGCACCACCCATCCCTTTACCCTTTCCAGCACCTGTTTGCTCATTTCTCATGGTATAATACTCATTATAATATTGTTGCGAACCAGCATTGAGATAAACTGCAGGAGTTATTCGTAATTTATTTCTTATAGCATAAAATGTCCTAGTAATTTCTGCACCAAAAAACACATCTGTGCCTTCGCTAAAGCCTAAACTAACATCTGCAAAAATCATAAAGGCAGAAAAGTCATAACCTCCATGTACATTTATAAAAGTGCTCATTTCAGCTTGGACAACATAACTCAAGTCATTGAAAAAGTACTGAGAAATGGAAATACCTGCAGCGAATTGACTTCCATAATAATCATACCCCCCAGAAAAAGTGGTCAAATCTACCCTACCCTCTCCCGGAGTGGTCAAATATGAAAGAGCTGATCGGATAGAAAAACCCGACTTGTGATAATATCCTAACGATGGTGATAAATAGGGTGCCTTTGCTGAATCAGATCTGCCCATGAAATAATAATCACTATTATATAGAATCCCTATCCTTAATTCCGATTTATCAGATGTTGAATCTTGAATATGAGATTTTTTAGATTGGGCGTGTATCTCATGCATACAAAGAAATACGTTCATTAAGGTGATCAACAAAATACTATTCAATAGTTTCATGACAACAAAAAAAAGTTATTTTTTAATTATTAGCGCTTAGCTAATTTGAAAAACTGTAGCACGAGCTACCCTATTAATGTAGTCGTGTTACAGTTTTTGTTAATGGGACTCAGTTATTCATTTTTCCTTTTCGAGTTCCCATTTTACCTTTCATATTTTCCTTATCTGACCTATCCATATTCCGTTTCATCATTTTGTCTCTGAAGCGATCTTGCGATTCATAACGTTTGCCTTCCATGTCCAGACATTCCCCATCTTTTAATTGAAGTCGTTTTCGATCCCTTAATTCTACATTACCGTCAGGATTTACAATTGTCCCATTTTTAAGAGTGAGTTGCTCTCGAAGTTGCATTTTTTGATTGTTCGAAACACGGTACATTTGACCATTTTGAAACATTAGGTGTTCTTGAGCCATTGCTTTTTCCCTGTTTTGCATATGCTGACGAAACTGTCTTTGAGAAGCATAACGGTTACCTTCCATATCCAAACATTCGCCATTTTTTAGTCTCATTTGCTTTTGATTTTGCAATTGAAAACTGCCATCAGGATTTACGATACCTCCATTTTTCAGCCTAAGCTGTTCTTGCAATTGAATCTGTTCCTGATCTTTAATTTGGTACATTTTGCCATCTTTCATCATAAGATGTTCCTGAAGTCGGGTTTGGTCCCGATCCTGAGCAAGTAGTGAAACAGCAAACAACATCATGATTGCTGCTAATTGAATTATCCTTTTCATAACTGTTCTTATTATAATTAATCATTTATTACTCTTTCTTTCATAATCCACTTTTATAGACAACTACTTTATTATTTTCTATTTTCAGTGATTTAGCTTTATAAAAGTGGTTTGATTTCTCACCAACAAATGACGCAAAAAACAGGATCAATAAATATGATGTAATTCTTAACCTTCAATGTATTTTATCATTGAATACTACTCTAAAGTAAATTGATTTTCAATTGATTTATCTGGATCTACTATTCAATAGTATGCGCCTATTCAAGCTTGTTTGGATAGGCTGAAAATTGATTTAAAGGAAGAATAAAATATAATTAGCCCCCTGACCGTGATCTTTGAGCTGGTATTACTTGAGCGGCTTCTTCGGACAGGTGTAGAGGTTCTAGTTCTTGGCATAGTTGGTTGCATTCTCAAATTTGACCTTTCCCAAGTACGTTGATGGAAGTCTCTTGCACGGTTTATTTCATAACTGCGTGTGGGTCTAGTGGATCTACTAATATTTCTATCGTAAAATGAGTTTCTGCTTGAAATGGTATTTCTGCTTCCACCGTTAAGATTAGGATATTTTCGGCTGCTATTTCTGAGAAATACATCCCGACCGACAGTTGTAGCAGGTCTTTTTTCTAACCTTCTTTGATAATCTTGTTCGAAACGTCCATATTCTTTAAATCTTTCAACTCGCCTATTATCATCAGTTATCAATTCCCTGACCACCCGGCTTGAACTTCTATTCTCCCATTCTCGAACTGCAGTTCTAAAACCTGTTCTATCAATTCTTGGAACACGTGTATAATGACGAATTACATAATCACTAAAATGTGGGTATAAATGATGATGGTAAGGATATGCAAAATACCAATTCATAAAGAAATAGGAAGGCATTCCCACAATAATGATTGTATTTTCGGTCCC harbors:
- the ppsA gene encoding phosphoenolpyruvate synthase, with amino-acid sequence MSNPAFILFFDEINIKDIAKVGGKNSSLGEMYNQLTPKGIGIPNGFALSADAYRLFCKVNQLEKPLHDLLLSLDTNNYSNIKAVGEKARNLIMEAKFPPEIIESLNKAYQKLSTECGIENLDVAVRSSATAEDLPSASFAGRMESFLNISGEKQLLEAVHTCYASLYTDRAIKYRHEMGFTELDVAISVGIQQMVRSDKAASGVIFTIDPDSGFKEAIVINSCWGLGENIVQGRVTPDEWIVFKPTLSDNHLNPILKKHCGKKEYTMRYAEHSENASAEKTIINIETIEEQQRTFSLSSREVIKLAQWSFLIEKHYGKAMDIEWAKDGLNDQLYVVQARPETVQGKENKKIREIYSLKDKSQLLAQGIALGDKIASGKARIILDPKDGDQLQQGEILVTDITNPDWDPILKRASAIITNKGGRTSHAAIVARELGTIAVIGSGNATEAIKNGQLVTVSCASGKGLVYDGLLEWEVSKQDLSQLGMPKTAPMLILSDPERAFDLSHYPNKGVGLMRLEFAISNTIRIHPLALIDYEKVLDKEIKAEIDELTKGYESRESYFVDKLSEAVGLVAAAFYPKDVIIRMSDFKSNEYANLIGGKYFEPEEENPMIGLRGASRYYSSFYRKGFALECEAMKKVRTEMGLSNVKLMIPFCRTVEEGEIVISEMEINGLKQKENGLEIYVMIEIPSNVLLADEFAQLFDGFSIGSNDLTQLTLGLDRDSELVSYLFKEENPAVKALIRESIRAAKRNGIKVGLCGQAPSDMPDFAKFLVEEGIDSIAFNPDALIKGIENMLEAEKLKPISL
- a CDS encoding glycosyltransferase family 4 protein; amino-acid sequence: METSKMKMLIVSSYPPRQCGIATFSEDIINSIATVFGNSLPIEVCALESNHNHFNYPNEVSYVLQTSELDEYRILADKINARSDIGLVCIQHEFGLFGGEYGDYLLSFLLALSKPIITVFHTVLPFPDEKRLKNVRAIGDLSNRIIVLTNRSKELLIDRYGYPNSKIGVIPHGTHIVLWEEKKINKYQFGYKDNIILSNFGLLSENKGIETVLYALPDIIEKYPEVIFLVIGKTHPEVVKREGEKYRNKLKNIIKESNLEKHVVFIDEYLALDQLLKYISLSDIYLFSSKDPHQAVSGTFAYAMSGGCPIISTPIPHAVESIKDSGILLEKFDDPNEFRDAILHLIENKEQRIEMGKRGYIATHASTWENVAIQYALIFGELTNKMEELRFNFPPIKLDHIINMTTKVGMLQFSRLSEPDVEFGYTLDDNARALVYIVKYHSFNRDSTSLKLAYTYLAFIENMQSGNADFKNYIDYNGNFTSQNEESNLEDAYGRVFWSLGYVLSKREILPLDFVLRAEILWKKSISWIGEINSPRAIAYILKGLYKYHKVHPETHIKELTLELSDKLLNYYNLSAKANWHWYEDYVSYANNILPEAMMYGFLVTGNKEYKKIAEVTFDFLLSHYFMKGQIKVVSKKGWFKKKNEREFYGEQPIEVVSTIVTLDLFYKVTGNQKYKNQFKVAFSWFLGNNHLNQIMYNTKNGASYDGLEDNEVNINQGAESALCFFNAQMIMEKYLNKQSAHKTKDTSNKRLFESELQLNNYLLSQNHKQTKEWKQDVEAK
- a CDS encoding universal stress protein encodes the protein MKTINKILLLTDFSDVANNAVDYALQIAKKVKAEIEILHLISTPVDWVKLTLDKEKMFPETKAEIGIANSKLTELLKKFTDQGIKATKTIVYNEGTQNISQFIKEDKYELIVMGSHGYKGIKDFVVGSNVTNVIRNTKIPILVVKKPLKRDSFKRIVMSSTFEEKHKPYFQHMIGYATDLDAKMDLLYINTPYHFKETKEIDEMLLLFDKDCPDNMCNKHHVDAFNEERGIQFFMDKSDADLFAIAPERKSNFSHFFSLSLTEAIIHHLQIPVLIFHV
- a CDS encoding DUF6799 domain-containing protein — protein: MKRIIQLAAIMMLFAVSLLAQDRDQTRLQEHLMMKDGKMYQIKDQEQIQLQEQLRLKNGGIVNPDGSFQLQNQKQMRLKNGECLDMEGNRYASQRQFRQHMQNREKAMAQEHLMFQNGQMYRVSNNQKMQLREQLTLKNGTIVNPDGNVELRDRKRLQLKDGECLDMEGKRYESQDRFRDKMMKRNMDRSDKENMKGKMGTRKGKMNN
- a CDS encoding chaperone modulator CbpM, producing MDSDNLILVEKCCSILDVEVSFINSLNENGLIELIVVEDEKYISNEQLKRLERAIQFYYGLNINIEGIDVIYHLLNQINDLQEELRIAKNKLNLLELD
- a CDS encoding J domain-containing protein: MEFIDYYKVLGLPKTASNKEIKAAYRKLARKHHPDLNPNNKEAEKKFKAINEANEVLSDPEKRKKYDEFGKDWKHADEFKKARQQQNQEAQFGRETYSDFGGFSGDFSDFFESMFGGGGGRRTRQTKFRGQDFKAELQLKLTDVYKSQKQTLTINGKNIRLTIPAGIENGQTIKINGYGSPGVNGGPNGDLYITFSIKNDTKFKREGSSLYTTAELDLYTALLGGEALINTFDGKVKLKVAPGTQSGTKVKLKGKGFPVYKKEKEFGDLFVTYQVKLPTNLSEKEKELLKQLKKIRENGLR